In the Danaus plexippus chromosome 4, MEX_DaPlex, whole genome shotgun sequence genome, one interval contains:
- the LOC116768615 gene encoding sodium-dependent noradrenaline transporter-like: MAVVSRRFGVVPCARVDSQQGRSLQNGWTIRRILHSIKTQICTIAISFTLFNTVRLPREAFKYGDIPYLVTYSFWLLAVALPTTLLQLAMGQLSQQDPVGVWRAVPILRGVGHLKILTSYICCIYSMIYIALSAAYMIWIAKGTFPLKDCTKLHLTPNGYENKMNASECFNSTFLAPFAEQPQYLGVMAILIFVLWFFVPIMLYRLRKTLRIALIICTPIIIVIAILLFTFLSDSFTLTTMLESCDHWSILTHPYIWQSALVQALLSSNIISGYLISAGGTVYRQSDVRWTAIFVTITNLVSAWLSVFMWQSISGESNKDTSFVSILVLIYQSSVSQKRSKEWPLLGFGLVLASGIVTVLALLYPIYDKLHRLAGDHWRLFACASSALGTALTVTVLAQGLDVTSLLDELVVPVLAVFTTLVEIVGFVFIYGWYYLTVDIHFVTGSRLPIFWLISWWVTPVLLMGVMGWWLRSLLRFTWGSQTLWPLGGTLIGILVVMIIMAAVAVAKEEQFNLLTKIASAFRPSRLWGPEEPMARYVWMSQRYINENGNSEQEFNIDKSFNPTIISKYHSKYNEPYKENWLHTSNIYQTTTKNNIKHDFMKSQEPSFDDIGAIYSIPIVPINKRKKNEGEQFRSPNICVAKGDMGGLINCNCNRHFQLNVPDLRTNEVSTSL, from the exons atggcAGTGGTGAGCCGACGGTTTGGTGTTGTACCTTGTGCGAGAGTCGACAGTCAACAGGGCAGATCTCTACAAAATGGCTGG ACAATCAGGCGGATTCTTCACTCAATCAAAACTCAAATATGCACAATAGCTATATCATTCACATTATTCAACACGGTCCGTCTACCTCGCGAGGCGTTCAAGTATGGCGATATTCCATACTTGGTTACATACTCCTTTTGGCTGCTCGCGGTCGCGCTGCCAACAACGCTACTGCAGCTTGCGATGGGGCAGCTCAGCCAGCAAGATCCTGTTGGTGTCTGGAGAGCTGTTCCTATACTACGAG GTGTAGGTCACTTGAAGATTCTAACCtcatatatttgttgtatataCAGTATGATATATATTGCTTTATCAGCCGCCTACATGATTTGGATAGCAAAGGGCACGTTTCCACTGAAAGATTGTACAAAACTACATTTAACTCCG AACGgatacgaaaataaaatgaacgcGTCTGAATGTTTTAA CTCCACGTTTTTGGCGCCATTTGCCGAACAGCCACAATATCTCGGCGTAAtggctattttaatattcgttttatgGTTCTTTGTGCCCATTAT GTTGTATCGACTCAGAAAAACTTTACGCATAGCACTTATTATTTGCACacctataataatagtaattgcCATACTactgtttacatttttatcgGACTCCTTTACATTGACCACTATGTTGGAATCTTGCGATCATTGGTCAATACTAACTCATCCATATATTTGGCAGAGCGCGTTAGTTCAGGCGCTCTTgtcttcaaatataataagtggCTATTTAATTAGTGCTGGAGGAACGGTTTATAGACAATCAGACGTTAGATG GACAGCAATATTTGTAACAATCACTAATTTAGTATCGGCTTGGTTGTCCGTATTTATGTGGCAGTCCATAAGCGGTGAAAGCAATAAAGATACCAGCTTTGTatcaatattagttttaatatatcagtCTTCGGTGTCCCAAAAGAGATCCAAAGAATGGCCTCTGTTAGGTTTCGGGTTAGTACTAGCTTCGGGGATTGTCACCGTG CTAGCTCTTTTATATCCTATATACGACAAACTGCACCGCCTAGCAGGCGATCATTGGCGACTATTTGCGTGTGCATCTTCAGCATTAGGCACAGCACTAACTGTTACTGTGCTAGCACAAGGGCTAGACGTTACATCCCTGCTTGACGAACTGGTCGTACCAGTACTAGCTGTGTTCACTACACTTGTCGAAATCGTGGGgttcgtttttatttacg GTTGGTACTACTTAACAGTggacatacattttgttactGGTTCAAGATTGCCGATATTTTGGTTGATTTCTTGGTGGGTAACACCGGTACTGCTTATGGGTGTGATGGGCTGGTGGCTACGATCACTTTTAAGATTCACTTGGGGAAGTCAGACTTTGTGGCCCTTGGGAGGAACTTTAATTGGAATCTTGGTAGTGATGATAATCATGGCAGCAGTAGCAGTCGCAAAGGAAGAACAATTCAACTTGTTAACG aaaatagcATCTGCGTTCCGACCTTCACGACTTTGGGGCCCAGAAGAACCGATGGCCCGGTACGTCTGGATGTCCCaaagatatattaatgaaaatggaAATTCCGAgcaagaatttaatatagacaAATCTTTTAATCCTActataattagtaaatatcACAGTAAATACAACGAACCTTACAAAGAAAATTGGTTGCATACATCGAATATTTATCAAACTaccacaaaaaataatattaagcatGATTTTATGAAGAGCCAAGAGCCTTCATTTGACGATATAGGAGCAATATATTCTATACCTATAGTAcctataaataaaaggaaaaaaaacgAAGGCGAGCAATTTCGCTCGCCTAACATTTGCGTTGCCAAAGGTGATATGGGTGGTCTAATAAATTGCAATTGTAATAGACATTTCCAATTAAATGTGCCTGACTTAAGAACCAACGAAGTATCGACtagtctttaa